In Deinobacterium chartae, one genomic interval encodes:
- a CDS encoding Eco57I restriction-modification methylase domain-containing protein yields MPALESALRRTLERVIVDARDAAEEAAQQALNHLLLENQRSGDLAHLDENARKLRRRLQAKEKQLGSRDALVRECAYEQWHTMLFAKFLEANDLLMHPAGVSVTLSDCAELAQEEGETDAYMVAAKYAALMLPGIFRPQAPLLQVRFAPEHRQKLEALLEAIPQPTFTSDDGLGWVYQFWQARRKEQVNRSGRKIEGADISPVTQLFTEHYMVQFMLHNTIGAWWTARHPDVPLPTEKSYLRLLEDGTPAAGAFDGWPKTVRELKVIDPCCGSGHFLVAAFALLKRLRMIEENLSEAEAAEAVLRDNLYGLELDPRCTQLAAFNLTLEAWKSGGYRPIPIPNVACSGTPIGADVDDWLALSEDINTRMVLKALHKEFKDATSLGSLINPAQTITETVGFLGKHVLDDLAGLVGRLAKGEKAADPASAIFGEAVEGIAKAARLLSGQYHLVITNVPYLARGKQGAVLAEFIERRYAAGKADLATAFVERCREFTLPGGTYSLVTPQNWLFLGSYKKLRENLLKEQRWDWVARLGTGAFETISGEVVNVALFALSNTKPHPEHHMMGLDVSTPKTIGGKEQALIHGEALRLEQVNQTRNSDSIITLSGSERRPLLGSVCDSIKGLTTGDGERLIRAFWEFDQWDDDWEYFRSTTDETAFYGGCSNLFLWSKGNGPLHTLPGARFYAQGAWGKKGVLISQMRSLYATLYTGEPHDNKTAVLIPSDERNLPALWAFCSSKDFELEVRKINQKVNVDNGYFEKIEFDLAYWQQVAAEKYPNGLPEPYSNDPTQWLFKGTINDTTEPLQVAMARLLGYRWPDQVEDGVVSDEDGIVCLPAVAGERPAHERLLDTLAQGFGRDWTPAKLTELLTQAGSPDLPTWLRDKFFEQHAKLFHHRPFLWHVWDGRKDGFSAVVNYHRLDRPKLEKLTYTYLGNWISQQQAAMDANTPGAEARLVAAKELQGKLEAILKGEPPLDIYVRWKPLHEQPMGWEPDLNDGVRLNIRPFVMAGVLRAKVNVKWGKDRGNDPKPNASGTTERHNDLHLTLEEKRKAREAQGVLA; encoded by the coding sequence ATGCCCGCACTGGAGAGCGCACTGAGACGCACACTGGAACGGGTGATCGTGGACGCCCGCGACGCCGCCGAGGAAGCCGCTCAGCAAGCCCTGAATCACCTGCTGCTGGAGAACCAACGCAGCGGTGACCTTGCGCACCTGGATGAGAACGCCCGCAAGCTGCGCCGCCGCCTGCAAGCCAAGGAGAAGCAACTCGGCAGCAGAGACGCCCTCGTGCGCGAGTGCGCGTACGAGCAGTGGCACACCATGCTCTTCGCGAAATTCCTGGAGGCGAACGACCTCCTGATGCACCCGGCGGGCGTCAGCGTGACGCTGAGTGACTGCGCGGAACTCGCGCAGGAAGAAGGCGAAACGGACGCGTACATGGTCGCGGCGAAGTACGCGGCCCTGATGCTGCCCGGCATCTTCCGCCCGCAGGCCCCCCTGCTGCAGGTGCGCTTCGCGCCCGAGCACCGCCAGAAGCTGGAGGCGCTCCTCGAAGCCATCCCGCAGCCGACGTTCACGTCCGACGACGGCCTCGGGTGGGTGTACCAGTTCTGGCAGGCGCGGCGCAAGGAGCAGGTGAACCGGAGCGGACGCAAGATCGAGGGTGCGGACATCAGCCCCGTCACGCAACTCTTCACCGAGCACTACATGGTGCAGTTCATGCTGCACAACACCATCGGCGCGTGGTGGACGGCTCGGCACCCGGATGTACCTCTGCCAACGGAGAAGAGTTACCTGCGCTTGCTCGAGGACGGCACGCCCGCCGCGGGCGCCTTCGACGGCTGGCCGAAAACAGTGCGCGAACTCAAGGTCATCGACCCGTGCTGCGGCAGCGGGCACTTCCTTGTCGCGGCGTTCGCGCTCCTGAAGCGCCTGCGCATGATCGAGGAGAACCTCAGCGAAGCGGAAGCCGCCGAAGCCGTCCTGCGCGACAACCTGTACGGACTGGAGCTGGACCCGCGCTGCACGCAACTCGCCGCGTTCAACCTCACGCTGGAAGCCTGGAAGAGCGGCGGGTACCGCCCCATCCCCATCCCGAACGTCGCGTGCAGCGGCACCCCCATCGGCGCGGACGTGGACGACTGGCTGGCCCTGTCCGAAGACATCAATACGCGGATGGTGTTGAAAGCCCTCCACAAGGAGTTCAAGGACGCTACGAGCCTCGGGAGCCTCATCAACCCTGCCCAGACGATTACGGAGACGGTGGGGTTCCTTGGGAAGCATGTCCTTGACGACCTCGCAGGCCTGGTGGGGAGGCTCGCGAAAGGTGAGAAGGCCGCTGATCCCGCCAGCGCCATCTTCGGGGAAGCGGTGGAAGGCATCGCGAAAGCCGCGCGGCTCCTGTCAGGGCAGTACCACCTCGTGATCACGAATGTCCCGTACCTCGCGCGCGGCAAGCAGGGAGCGGTGCTCGCGGAGTTCATCGAGCGGCGGTACGCGGCGGGCAAGGCGGACCTCGCGACCGCGTTCGTGGAGCGCTGCCGGGAGTTCACGCTGCCGGGCGGCACGTACAGCCTCGTGACGCCGCAGAACTGGCTGTTCCTGGGGAGCTACAAGAAGCTGCGCGAGAACCTGCTGAAAGAACAACGGTGGGACTGGGTGGCAAGGCTGGGTACGGGAGCCTTCGAGACGATCAGCGGTGAAGTCGTGAACGTCGCCCTGTTCGCCCTGTCGAACACCAAGCCCCACCCCGAGCACCACATGATGGGCCTCGACGTCAGCACGCCAAAAACCATAGGCGGCAAAGAACAAGCGCTGATTCACGGCGAAGCACTGAGGCTGGAGCAGGTTAACCAGACGAGAAATTCAGATTCAATTATTACGCTTTCAGGTAGTGAGAGGCGTCCGCTTCTAGGTAGCGTATGTGACAGTATCAAAGGATTGACAACAGGTGACGGGGAACGTCTAATCCGTGCATTTTGGGAATTTGATCAATGGGACGACGATTGGGAGTACTTTAGGAGTACGACCGATGAAACGGCTTTCTATGGTGGATGCAGCAATCTGTTTCTCTGGAGCAAGGGGAATGGCCCTCTGCATACTCTCCCAGGTGCGCGGTTCTATGCACAGGGCGCATGGGGAAAAAAGGGGGTTCTTATTAGTCAAATGCGCTCCCTGTATGCCACCCTTTACACTGGTGAGCCGCATGATAACAAGACTGCCGTGCTAATACCATCAGATGAAAGGAATCTTCCTGCTTTATGGGCATTTTGCTCATCTAAGGACTTCGAACTTGAGGTCAGAAAAATTAACCAAAAGGTCAATGTAGACAACGGCTACTTTGAAAAAATCGAGTTTGACCTCGCTTACTGGCAACAAGTCGCCGCTGAAAAATACCCGAACGGCCTACCAGAACCGTACTCGAACGATCCGACGCAATGGCTCTTCAAGGGCACGATCAACGACACGACGGAGCCGCTTCAGGTGGCGATGGCCCGCCTGCTGGGGTACCGTTGGCCTGACCAGGTGGAGGACGGCGTCGTGAGTGACGAGGACGGCATCGTGTGCCTGCCTGCCGTGGCGGGTGAGCGGCCCGCGCACGAGCGCCTGCTCGACACGCTCGCTCAGGGTTTCGGGCGTGACTGGACGCCCGCGAAACTCACCGAACTCCTCACACAGGCGGGCAGCCCTGACCTGCCCACGTGGCTGCGGGACAAGTTCTTCGAGCAGCACGCGAAGCTCTTCCATCACCGCCCGTTCCTGTGGCACGTGTGGGACGGGCGCAAGGACGGCTTCAGCGCGGTCGTGAATTACCACCGGTTGGACCGCCCGAAACTCGAGAAGCTCACGTACACGTACCTCGGGAACTGGATCAGCCAGCAGCAGGCCGCCATGGACGCGAACACGCCCGGCGCCGAGGCTCGCCTCGTCGCGGCGAAGGAATTGCAGGGGAAGCTGGAGGCGATCCTGAAAGGCGAGCCGCCCCTGGATATTTACGTCCGCTGGAAGCCCCTGCACGAGCAACCCATGGGCTGGGAGCCGGACCTGAACGACGGCGTGCGCCTCAACATCCGCCCGTTCGTCATGGCAGGCGTCCTGCGTGCCAAGGTGAACGTGAAGTGGGGCAAGGACCGCGGCAACGACCCGAAGCCGAACGCCAGCGGCACCACCGAGCGGCACAACGACCTGCACCTCACGCTCGAAGAGAAACGCAAGGCGCGCGAGGCGCAGGGGGTGCTCGCGTGA
- a CDS encoding DarT ssDNA thymidine ADP-ribosyltransferase family protein, whose amino-acid sequence MKVKYSFSSAQGPLFGVTYEFLSEGDKEILLKAAAEALGAPVTALRSFVSSAVPFNADHACTWLEAQGVAPERVSAFRIVCPKPPLPPAPHRVQPILATESNTASQAVAPLPRTAPPSATNRPTIRTDAHVIRWRNAMVLDAPITFPSFQKAVSVVEAIRQVTSDPISLEAATTAHRAPILYSRSLVIGWVKGHTKADAVKLDVLLGGSPPPQATSTPPVPRSALPVMSAAPALTSKGAPSPAVHAMPPRKARSDIERAAKAREITQLTHFTRYENLAGILQRGIVARAHLDAGSTYNDPLRLDRREHAVCTSVSFPNYKMFYSYRMENQDNKWGVLVLDPAVLWELDCGFVDVNAASAGIPALSEASLKTLDAFNRMFADRSTPGIPSLRGHLNLPLKYPTNPQAEVLVFQTIPTRYILRIDVNFQPPAQSLRSADGRAIPVQFDQTLFWPRQDYAYWQVQ is encoded by the coding sequence GTGAAGGTGAAGTACTCGTTCAGCTCAGCGCAGGGCCCTCTCTTCGGCGTCACGTACGAGTTCCTGAGTGAGGGCGACAAGGAAATTCTTCTCAAGGCTGCCGCAGAGGCACTTGGCGCACCTGTGACCGCGCTGCGGAGCTTCGTGTCCTCCGCCGTGCCCTTCAATGCGGATCACGCCTGCACCTGGCTTGAGGCGCAAGGTGTCGCTCCTGAGCGGGTGAGTGCGTTCCGCATTGTCTGTCCGAAACCCCCTCTGCCTCCGGCACCACACCGTGTCCAACCCATACTGGCCACAGAGTCGAATACGGCTTCGCAAGCCGTGGCTCCGCTTCCGCGCACTGCGCCTCCGTCAGCTACGAACCGGCCGACCATCCGCACTGATGCTCACGTGATTCGCTGGCGGAACGCAATGGTGCTCGACGCGCCTATCACGTTCCCGTCGTTTCAGAAGGCGGTGTCCGTAGTTGAAGCCATTCGCCAAGTAACAAGCGACCCAATCTCACTCGAAGCGGCCACGACCGCGCACCGCGCCCCAATCTTATATTCTCGCTCGCTCGTTATAGGTTGGGTGAAGGGGCACACGAAGGCCGACGCCGTGAAGCTGGACGTGCTGCTCGGCGGCAGCCCTCCACCGCAGGCGACCTCGACGCCGCCCGTCCCGAGGAGCGCGCTGCCGGTGATGAGTGCGGCCCCAGCACTCACGAGTAAGGGTGCCCCGTCCCCGGCCGTGCACGCCATGCCACCGCGTAAGGCGCGATCGGACATCGAACGCGCGGCAAAGGCGCGAGAAATCACGCAATTGACGCATTTCACCCGGTACGAGAACCTGGCTGGCATCCTGCAACGTGGGATTGTCGCTCGCGCGCACCTGGATGCGGGCAGCACCTACAACGATCCGCTCCGGCTCGACAGGCGTGAGCACGCCGTGTGCACGAGCGTCAGCTTCCCGAATTACAAGATGTTTTACTCTTACCGGATGGAGAATCAGGACAACAAGTGGGGTGTGCTCGTGCTTGACCCGGCGGTGCTGTGGGAGCTCGACTGCGGTTTTGTGGATGTCAATGCCGCGTCCGCCGGTATCCCCGCACTGTCCGAAGCTTCTCTGAAAACCCTTGACGCCTTCAACCGGATGTTCGCGGACCGTTCGACGCCCGGAATCCCTTCCCTGCGGGGTCACCTGAATCTCCCGCTCAAGTACCCGACCAACCCGCAGGCGGAAGTGCTGGTGTTCCAGACGATCCCGACGCGGTACATCCTGCGCATCGACGTGAACTTCCAGCCACCCGCGCAATCTCTTCGAAGCGCTGACGGTCGTGCCATTCCGGTACAGTTCGATCAGACCCTCTTTTGGCCGCGTCAGGATTACGCGTACTGGCAGGTCCAGTAA
- a CDS encoding DarT1-associated NADAR antitoxin family protein yields MAERPVFVPSEQVPFVREVPVTFKWHPGMSRAQAQRSITELHSAAGEHGIGPVLEISSKSATRLGVDLSAFNLTFTAPDGRRVSVESAYQGSKVFAGDAGPYHDLYGKPSRDAKLDERVHGRSDIVAFDFYGQRWPAKPITAFYDWLYLYALRRNPALAGEVSQYAGFTDIAFNPQKSVACQARCAAMYVALKRQGRTGDILDEQQSFLELMELQVKRTAPVQESLF; encoded by the coding sequence ATGGCAGAGCGTCCCGTTTTCGTTCCGAGCGAACAAGTGCCCTTCGTGCGGGAGGTGCCAGTCACCTTCAAATGGCACCCCGGCATGTCACGTGCCCAGGCGCAGCGATCCATCACGGAACTTCACTCCGCGGCAGGCGAGCACGGAATCGGCCCTGTCCTCGAGATCTCCTCGAAGTCCGCCACGCGCCTCGGCGTGGACCTGAGCGCCTTCAACCTGACCTTCACCGCTCCTGACGGTCGGCGCGTGTCCGTCGAGTCGGCCTATCAGGGAAGCAAGGTTTTTGCCGGCGACGCCGGCCCATACCACGACCTTTACGGTAAACCCAGCCGGGACGCCAAATTGGACGAGCGCGTGCACGGCCGCAGCGACATCGTCGCCTTCGACTTCTACGGTCAGCGCTGGCCCGCCAAGCCGATCACGGCGTTCTACGACTGGCTGTACCTGTACGCGCTCCGCCGCAACCCTGCCCTCGCCGGCGAGGTGAGCCAGTACGCGGGATTCACCGACATCGCCTTCAACCCTCAGAAGTCAGTGGCGTGCCAGGCGCGGTGCGCGGCTATGTACGTCGCACTCAAGCGCCAAGGAAGAACGGGGGACATATTGGACGAACAACAGTCATTCCTCGAACTGATGGAGCTGCAAGTCAAGCGGACCGCGCCGGTCCAGGAATCCCTCTTTTGA
- the pglZ gene encoding BREX-1 system phosphatase PglZ type B: MPADSRVIDVLVTRLKAAGAFHKGDQAAPAAILWPDPERQWAGALPLLRERLTVLTLGPYDPAARQGPAIWLRAALAGMLPDVPLGASEPPVVYLPGYGREDLRPVRATDDLRPLVELQYRGVFWSHPSSRHWTVQAFLQHETHGAGITVTDGAELRKELVRALPRVLLEPVEALRAQAPLTAGTLRSLMHPDLDGEVLDWLNAPRETDEGFEESVRTVFGLHPRHDGPLHAAALLVGREGPWTRLWSRFREHPSHYPGVVKRLEEAYVPNTGRDEAWPQVNRQREDALRASLVEVGSLAPPAARLRLAALEQEHAERRGWVWSALGQAPLARALEYLAHLADGVASAPKGTTVTELAEDYVRSGWRVDAAVVQALACVRKPEDVHAVGMALRALYLDWLERANAAFQQEVWARGLPRPASGGWTAQPGLAVVFVDGLRIDVARLLEQQLGGPYDVHLGWQFAALPTVTPTAKPAVAPGAAALDAHADLHASRGGKKVTAEVLRAHLHGLGFIPLARHEAGDPAGAAWTEIGNLDRLGHDEGAFMSARLVDELQTIRDRVEGLLDAGYREVRVVTDHGWLLLPGGLPKVELPAALTTLKKGRAALLKTGSASDQPSVAWTWDPDVSVAVPRGVAAFEAGAVYEHGGVSLQECVVPVLTLTSRSPSVTARVASVKWTRLRCRVEVEGTGDWVVDLRRKAGDPSSSVAGGGKAGAGDGKVNLLVEDDEIQGEAAFVVLMQQGQVVAQQVTVIGGDGA; the protein is encoded by the coding sequence ATGCCTGCTGATTCTCGCGTCATCGACGTTCTCGTCACTCGTCTCAAGGCGGCGGGCGCCTTCCACAAGGGCGATCAGGCCGCTCCGGCCGCCATCCTCTGGCCCGATCCGGAGCGGCAGTGGGCGGGCGCCCTGCCGCTCCTGCGTGAGCGCCTCACGGTGCTGACGCTCGGCCCGTACGATCCTGCCGCTCGGCAAGGCCCGGCCATCTGGCTGCGCGCGGCCTTGGCGGGTATGTTGCCGGATGTGCCGCTCGGGGCGTCCGAACCGCCCGTCGTGTACCTGCCCGGTTACGGGCGTGAGGACCTGCGGCCCGTTCGGGCCACGGACGACCTGCGGCCCCTGGTGGAGTTGCAGTACCGCGGGGTGTTCTGGTCGCACCCTTCCTCGCGGCACTGGACGGTGCAGGCCTTCTTGCAGCACGAGACGCACGGCGCAGGCATCACCGTGACGGACGGCGCGGAACTGCGCAAGGAACTGGTCCGGGCCTTGCCGCGCGTGCTGCTTGAACCCGTCGAGGCGCTCCGTGCCCAGGCACCACTGACAGCGGGGACCTTGCGCAGCTTGATGCACCCGGACCTGGACGGTGAGGTGCTTGACTGGCTGAACGCGCCGCGCGAGACGGACGAGGGCTTCGAGGAGTCCGTTCGGACCGTGTTCGGTCTACACCCAAGGCACGACGGACCCCTTCATGCCGCCGCACTGCTTGTCGGCAGGGAGGGCCCGTGGACGCGCCTCTGGTCTCGCTTTCGTGAGCATCCATCGCACTACCCGGGCGTCGTGAAGCGGCTCGAGGAGGCCTACGTGCCGAACACGGGACGTGACGAGGCCTGGCCGCAGGTGAACCGCCAGCGCGAGGATGCTCTGCGCGCGAGCCTGGTCGAGGTCGGATCGCTCGCGCCCCCAGCCGCCCGGTTGCGTCTCGCCGCGCTGGAGCAGGAGCACGCGGAGCGCCGAGGGTGGGTGTGGTCAGCCCTGGGGCAGGCGCCGCTGGCGCGCGCGCTCGAGTACCTCGCGCACCTCGCGGACGGGGTTGCGAGCGCACCGAAGGGCACCACGGTGACCGAGCTAGCTGAGGATTACGTTCGCTCCGGGTGGCGAGTGGATGCCGCGGTCGTTCAGGCGCTCGCATGCGTACGCAAACCCGAGGACGTGCACGCGGTCGGCATGGCCCTGCGTGCCCTGTACCTTGATTGGCTCGAACGAGCGAACGCGGCCTTCCAGCAGGAGGTGTGGGCTCGCGGCCTCCCGAGGCCCGCGTCGGGCGGGTGGACAGCGCAGCCTGGCCTTGCGGTGGTGTTCGTGGACGGGCTGCGTATTGATGTCGCCCGCCTACTGGAGCAGCAGCTCGGCGGGCCGTACGACGTGCACCTCGGCTGGCAGTTCGCGGCCCTACCGACCGTGACGCCCACCGCGAAGCCCGCCGTGGCGCCAGGAGCGGCCGCGCTCGACGCGCACGCGGACCTGCACGCAAGCCGCGGAGGCAAGAAGGTCACGGCGGAGGTACTGCGCGCGCACCTGCACGGCCTCGGCTTTATACCGCTCGCGCGTCACGAGGCGGGTGATCCGGCGGGGGCCGCCTGGACGGAGATCGGGAACCTCGACCGGCTCGGGCACGACGAGGGGGCGTTCATGTCCGCGCGCCTCGTAGACGAACTGCAGACCATCCGCGATCGCGTTGAGGGCCTGCTCGACGCCGGGTACCGCGAGGTGCGCGTCGTGACGGATCACGGGTGGCTGCTCCTGCCGGGCGGGCTGCCCAAGGTGGAGTTGCCCGCCGCGCTCACGACGCTGAAGAAGGGTCGCGCCGCCCTCCTGAAGACGGGCAGCGCCAGCGACCAGCCCAGTGTCGCGTGGACCTGGGATCCTGATGTGAGCGTCGCCGTGCCGCGCGGCGTCGCCGCGTTCGAGGCCGGCGCGGTCTACGAGCACGGCGGCGTGTCCCTGCAGGAATGCGTCGTTCCGGTCCTCACCTTGACGTCCCGCTCCCCGAGCGTCACGGCCCGCGTCGCGAGCGTGAAATGGACGCGCCTCCGCTGCCGCGTCGAGGTGGAAGGCACGGGTGACTGGGTGGTGGACTTGCGCCGCAAGGCGGGGGACCCGAGCAGCAGCGTGGCGGGCGGCGGCAAGGCCGGCGCGGGTGACGGGAAGGTGAACTTGCTGGTGGAGGACGACGAAATTCAAGGGGAGGCGGCGTTCGTGGTGCTGATGCAACAGGGCCAGGTAGTGGCGCAGCAGGTGACCGTGATCGGAGGTGACGGCGCGTGA
- the brxL gene encoding BREX system Lon protease-like protein BrxL, with translation MTETAAIDALDVLLAEAFDGYVVRKDLAVKFKGQYPVPTYVGEFLLGRYCASTDPEEIAEGLEVVQRLMSERTVRAGTQELFKARARERGSVKLIDLVTARLDAKTDAYLAELPSLQLKDVRISPELVQEHERLLTGGFYAEIELEYDAFIAAEKNGRPFGVAGLRPIQLSKRTALDEMAEGRKRFTTQQWKHVLLRSVGFEPEALTQRAQDILLLRMVPFVERNYNAVELGPRGTGKSHLFQQVSPYAHLVSGGKASVARMFVNNANGQRGLVCQYDVVCFDEVSGVSFDQKDGVNIMKGYMESGEFSRGRESIRADGGVIMVGNFDVDVAHQQRVGHLFGPMPPEMRDDTALMDRIHAFIPGWDVPKLHAGLFTRHFGLVSDFLAECWHQLRFESRWNKVAARLRFGGALSGRDTTAVQRTVNGLLKLLYPGNDQEIVDEDLEWAVRLALECRRRVKEQQKRVGSAEFRNTHFSYQLGDDDIEKFVNTPELQSDDAIGTDPLPPGQVWGISPGGQDEHAGLYRIDVTEGPGSSVRVLNNPAPRPFVESIKYAEQNLYAQALQLVGERDPRSHEFSVQLRAFDASRGGALLGVPALLALCSVLLGKSLKGGLIVVGGLNLGGGIDPLYNAVDVAELAIEKRATTLLVPVSARRQLNDLSDEMITKINILYYTDARDALLKALME, from the coding sequence GTGACCGAAACCGCCGCGATCGACGCGCTCGACGTCCTGCTCGCCGAAGCGTTCGACGGGTACGTCGTTCGTAAGGACCTCGCCGTGAAGTTCAAGGGGCAGTATCCAGTGCCGACCTACGTTGGGGAGTTCCTGCTCGGCCGTTACTGCGCCAGCACCGACCCAGAGGAGATCGCGGAGGGCCTCGAGGTCGTACAGCGCCTCATGAGCGAGCGGACTGTCCGCGCCGGCACGCAGGAACTCTTCAAGGCCCGCGCGCGCGAACGGGGCAGCGTGAAGCTGATCGACCTCGTGACCGCCCGCCTCGACGCGAAGACCGATGCGTACCTTGCCGAGCTGCCCAGCCTGCAACTCAAAGATGTCCGCATCAGCCCGGAACTCGTGCAGGAACACGAGCGGCTCCTCACGGGCGGCTTCTACGCGGAAATCGAGCTGGAGTACGACGCGTTCATCGCTGCCGAGAAGAACGGCCGCCCCTTCGGTGTGGCGGGCTTGCGGCCCATTCAGCTCAGCAAGCGCACCGCTCTCGACGAGATGGCTGAGGGTCGCAAGCGCTTCACGACGCAACAATGGAAGCACGTCCTGCTCCGCAGCGTCGGCTTCGAACCCGAGGCCCTCACCCAGCGCGCGCAGGACATCCTGCTGCTGCGCATGGTCCCCTTCGTCGAACGCAACTACAATGCCGTCGAGCTCGGCCCGCGTGGGACCGGCAAGTCTCACCTGTTCCAGCAGGTGTCGCCGTACGCACACCTCGTGTCAGGTGGCAAGGCAAGCGTCGCGCGCATGTTCGTGAACAACGCTAACGGGCAGCGTGGCCTCGTGTGCCAGTACGACGTCGTGTGTTTTGACGAGGTGAGCGGCGTGTCCTTCGATCAGAAGGACGGCGTGAACATCATGAAAGGGTACATGGAGAGCGGCGAGTTCTCCCGCGGACGGGAAAGCATCCGCGCGGACGGCGGCGTCATCATGGTCGGGAACTTCGACGTGGACGTCGCACACCAGCAGCGCGTCGGTCACCTATTCGGGCCCATGCCGCCCGAGATGCGCGACGACACCGCCCTGATGGACCGCATTCACGCCTTTATCCCAGGGTGGGACGTGCCAAAGCTGCACGCGGGCCTCTTCACGCGGCACTTCGGACTGGTGAGCGACTTCCTCGCGGAATGCTGGCACCAGCTGCGCTTCGAGTCCCGATGGAACAAGGTTGCCGCACGGTTGCGTTTTGGGGGTGCTCTCAGCGGGCGTGACACGACGGCCGTGCAGCGCACCGTGAACGGCCTCCTGAAATTGCTCTATCCCGGCAACGACCAGGAGATCGTGGATGAGGACCTCGAGTGGGCCGTTCGGCTCGCGCTGGAGTGCCGCCGCCGCGTGAAGGAACAGCAGAAGCGGGTTGGTAGTGCCGAGTTCCGCAACACGCACTTCAGCTACCAGCTCGGTGACGACGACATCGAAAAATTCGTGAACACCCCGGAACTCCAGAGTGACGACGCGATCGGTACGGACCCCCTGCCTCCCGGGCAGGTGTGGGGGATTAGCCCCGGTGGGCAGGACGAGCACGCGGGCCTCTACCGTATCGACGTAACCGAGGGGCCGGGCAGTAGCGTACGAGTCCTCAACAACCCCGCGCCGCGCCCGTTCGTAGAAAGCATCAAGTACGCCGAGCAGAACCTGTATGCGCAAGCCCTACAACTTGTCGGGGAACGCGATCCGCGCTCGCACGAGTTTAGCGTGCAGCTTCGGGCGTTCGATGCCTCACGTGGCGGAGCCCTACTCGGCGTGCCTGCGCTGCTCGCGCTGTGCAGTGTGCTGCTCGGCAAGAGCCTGAAAGGTGGGTTGATCGTCGTGGGCGGCCTGAACCTCGGCGGCGGGATTGACCCGCTGTACAACGCGGTCGACGTCGCAGAGCTCGCCATCGAGAAGCGCGCGACGACATTACTCGTACCGGTTAGCGCGAGACGCCAGCTGAACGACCTCAGCGACGAAATGATCACGAAGATCAACATCCTCTACTACACGGACGCGCGCGACGCGCTTCTTAAAGCGCTTATGGAGTAA